The proteins below are encoded in one region of Equus przewalskii isolate Varuska chromosome 1, EquPr2, whole genome shotgun sequence:
- the CHD8 gene encoding chromodomain-helicase-DNA-binding protein 8 isoform X8 has translation MKGESKRITLVLQQPQSGGPQGHRHVVLGSLPGKIVLQGNQLAALTQAKNAQGQPAKVVTIQLQVQQPQQKIQIVPQPPSSQPQPQQPPSAQPVTLSSVQQAQIMGPGQSPGQRLSVPLKVVLQPQAGSSQGASSGLSVVKVLSASEVAALSSPASSAPHSGGKTGMEENRRLEHQKKQEKANRIVAEAIARARARGEQNIPRVLNEDELPSVRPEEEGEKKRRKKSSGERLKEEKPKKSKTSGTSKTKGKSKLNTITPVVGKKRKRNTSSDNSDVEVMPAQSPREDEESSIQKRRSNRQVKRKKYTEDLDIKITDDEEEEEVDVTGPIKTEPILPEPVQEPDGETLPSMQFFVENPSEEDAAIVDKVLSMRIVKKELPSGQYTEAEEFFVKYKNYSYLHCEWATISQLEKDKRIHQKLKRFKTKMAQMRHFFHEDEEPFNPDYVEVDRILDESHSIDKDNGEPVIYYLVKWCSLPYEDSTWELKEDVDEGKIREFKRIQSRHPELKRVNRPQASAWKKLELSHEYKNRNQLREYQLEGVNWLLFNWYNRQNCILADEMGLGKTIQSIAFLQEVYNVGIHGPFLVIAPLSTITNWEREFNTWTEMNTIVYHGSLASRQMIQQYEMYCKDSRGRLIPGAYKFDALITTFEMILSDCPELREIEWRCVIIDEAHRLKNRNCKLLDSLKHMDLEHKVLLTGTPLQNTVEELFSLLHFLEPSQFPSESEFLKDFGDLKTEEQVQKLQAILKPMMLRRLKEDVEKNLAPKQETIIEVELTNIQKKYYRAILEKNFSFLSKGAGHTNMPNLLNTMMELRKCCNHPYLINGAEEKILTEFREACHIIPHDFHLQAMVRSAGKLVLIDKLLPKLKAGGHKVLIFSQMVRCLDILEDYLIQRRYLYERIDGRVRGNLRQAAIDRFSKPDSDRFVFLLCTRAGGLGINLTAADTCIIFDSDWNPQNDLQAQARCHRIGQSKAVKVYRLITRNSYEREMFDKASLKLGLDKAVLQSMSGRDGNITGIQQFSKKEIEDLLRKGAYAAIMEEDDEGSKFCEEDIDQILLRRTTTITIESEGKGSTFAKASFVASENRTDISLDDPNFWQKWAKKADLDMDLLNSKNNLVIDTPRVRKQTRHFSTLKDDDLVEFSDLESEDDERPRSRRHDRHHTYGRTDCFRVEKHLLVYGWGRWRDILSHGRFKRRMTERDVETICRAILVYCLLHYRGDENIKGFIWDLISPAENGKTKELQNHSVFNVSPFPGLSIPVPRGRKGKKVKSQSTFDIHKADWIRKYNPDTLFQDESYKKHLKHQCNKVLLRVRMLYYLRQEVIGDQAEKVLGGAIASEIDIWFPVVDQLEVPTTWWDSEADKSLLIGVFKHGYEKYNTMRADPALCFLEKAGRPDDKAIAAEHRVLDNFSDIVEGVDFDKDCEDPEYKPLQGPPKDQDDEGDPLMMMDEEISVIDGDEAQVTQQPGHVFWPPGSALTARLRRLVTAYQRSYKREQMKIEAAERGDRRRRRCEAAFKLKEIARREKQQRWTRREQTDFYRVVSTFGVEYDPDTMQFHWDRFRTFARLDKKTDESLTKYFHGFVAMCRQVCRLPPAAGDEPPDPNLFIEPITEERASRTLYRIELLRRLREQVLCHPLLEDRLALCQPPGPELPKWWEPVRHDGELLRGAARHGVSQTDCNIMQDPDFSFLAARMNYMQNHQAGAPAPSLSRCSTPLLHQQYTSRTASPLPLRPDAPVEKPPEETAAQVPSLESLTLKLEHEVVARSRPTPQDYEMRVAPSDTTPLVSRSVPPVKLEDEDDSDSELDLSKLSPSSSSSSSSSSSSSSTDESEDEKEEKLTADRSHSKLYDEESLLSLTMSQDGFPNEDGEQMTPELLLLQERQRASEWPKDRVLINRIDLVCQAILSGKWPSSRRSQEMLTGGILGPGNHLLDSPSLTPGEYGDSPVPTPRSSSAASMAEEEVSAVTTAAAQFTKLRRGMDEKEFTVQIKDEEGLKLTFQKHKLMANGVMGDGHPLFHKKKGNRKKLVEYMEDRRKQKWQRCKKNNKAELNCLGMEPVQTANSRNGKKGHHAETVFNRVLPGPLAPDSSKKRARRMRPDLSKMMALMQGGGTGSLSLHNTFQHSSSGLQSVSSLGHSSATSASLPFMPFVMGGAASSPHVDSSTMLHHHHHHPHPHHHHHHHPGLRATGYPSSPATTTSGTALRLPPLQPEEDEDDEDEDDDDDLSQGYDSSERDFSLIDDPMMPANSDSSEDADD, from the exons ATGAAG GGTGAATCGAAACGCATCACCCTGGTCCTCCAGCAGCCACAGTCTGGAGGTCCCCAAGGACACCGGCATGTCGTGCTAGGGAGTCTACCAGGCAAGATAGTGTTACAGGGTAACCAGCTGGCAGCCCTCACTCAAGCCAAGAATGCCCAGGGGCAGCCTGCCAAAGTAGTAACTATCCAGCTGCAGGTGCAGCAGCCACAGCAGAAAATCCAGATTGTACCACAGCCTCCGTCATCACAGCCGCAGCCCCAGCAACCACCCTCAGCCCAGCCAGtgactctttcctctgtgcagCAGGCTCAGATAATGGGACCAGGACAGAGCCCAGGACAAAGACTTTCAGTACCACTCAAGGTGGTGCTGCAGCCACAG GCTGGCTCTTCTCAAGGGGCCTCTTCTGGGCTCTCAGTAGTTAAAGTTCTAAGTGCCAGTGAAGTGGCAGCTCTGTCCTCACCAGCAAGCTCTGCTCCCCATAGCGGGGGCAAGACGGGAATGGAGGAAAACCGCAGGCTGGAGCAccagaagaagcaagagaaagcaaATCGGATTGTAGCAGAGGCCATTGCTAGGGCCCGTGCCCGGGGTGAGCAGAACATACCTCGAGTCCTGAATGAGGATGAGCTGCCCAGCGTTCGGCCAGAGGAAGAAGgtgaaaagaaacgcaggaagaagagcagtggggagaggctcaaggaagaaaagccaaagaaGAGCAAAACATCTGGTACCTCCAAAACCAAGGGCAAGAGTAAACTAAA tacCATCACTCCTGTGGTGGGTAAGAAGAGAAAGCGTAATACCTCATCTGATAATTCAGATGTGGAAGTCATGCCTGCACAGTCACCCCGGGAAGATGAAGAAAGCAGCATTCAG AAGAGACGCTCAAACCGCCAAGTTAAGCGAAAAAAATATACAGAGGATCTGGATATAAAGATCAcagatgatgaagaagaagaagaagtagatGTCACTGGTCCAATAAAAACTGAGCCTATCCTCCCTGAACCAGTGCAGGAACCAGATGGCGAGACTTTGCCTTCCATGCAGTTCTTTGTG GAGAATCCCAGTGAAGAAGATGCAGCCATTGTTGACAAAGTGCTTTCTATGCGGATTGTGAAGAAGGAG ctTCCTTCTGGACAATATACTGAAGCAGAAGAATTCTTTGTCAAGTACAAGAACTA CTCCTATCTGCACTGTGAATGGGCTACCATCtcccagctagagaaggataagaGGATTCATCAAAAACTAAAGCGCTTCAAAACCAAAATGGCTCAGATGAGACACTTCTTCCATGAG GATGAAGAGCCCTTTAATCCAGACTACGTAGAGGTGGATAGGATATTGGATGAGTCTCACAGTATTGACAAGGACAATGGGGAG cctgtaatTTACTACCTGGTGAAATGGTGCTCCCTGCCCTATGAGGATAGTACATGGGAGCTAAAAGAGGATGTTGATGAGGGCAAGATTCGAGAATTTAAACGGATCCAGTCAAGGCACCCAGAACTCAAAAGGGTG aatcGTCCACAGGCAAGTGCCTGGAAGAAGTTGGAACTGTCACATGAgtataaaaacagaaaccagttacGAGAATATCAATTGGAAGGAGTCAATTGGCTGCTCTTTAATTGGTATAACAG GCAGAACTGCATCCTGGCTGATGAGATGGGATTGGGCAAAACTATTCAGTCCATTGCCTTCTTGCAGGAGGTATATAATGTGGGCATCCATGGCCCCTTCCTGGTCATTGCCCCACTATCCACAATTACTAACTGGGAGCGAGAATTCAATACGTGGACAGAGATGAACACTATTGTGTACCATGGCAGTCTGGCcagccggcagatgattcagcAATATGAAATGTACTGCAAAGATTCTCGG GGGCGCCTCATCCCAGGAGCATACAAGTTTGATGCCCTAATCACCACTTTTGAGATGATTTTGTCAGACTGTCCTGAGCTTCGTGAGATTGAATGGCGTTGTGTCATCATTGATGAGGCTCATCGACTAAAGAACCGTAATTGCAAGCTGCTTGATAGTCTGAAGCACATGGACCTG GAACACAAAGTACTACTTACAGGAACACCGTTGCAAAATACTGTGGAGGAACTGTTTAGCTTACTTCATTTCTTGGAACCTTCACAGTTTCCCTCAGAATCAGAGTTCCTCAAGGACTTTGGGGATCTCAAGACAGAGGAACAG GTTCAAAAGTTACAGGCCATTCTCAAACCAATGATGCTGAGAAGACTCAAAGAGGATGTTGAAAAAAACCTGGCACCCAAACAGGAAACTATTATTGAAGTAGAGTTGACCAACATCCAGAAGAAATACTACCGGGCTATTTTGGAgaagaatttttcctttctttccaaaggggcagGTCATACTAACATGCCTAATCTACTCAACACAATGATGGAGTTGCGCAAATGCTGCAACCACCCATATCTCATCAATG GTGCAGAAGAAAAAATCCTGACAGAATTTCGAGAAGCTTGCCATATTATACCTCATGACTTCCACTTGCAGGCCATGGTTCGTTCGGCTGGCAAATTGGTTCTTATTGACAAGTTACTTCCAAAACTTAAAGCTGGTGGCCATAAGGTTCTGATCTTCTCCCAGATGGTACGCTGCCTAGATATCCTAGAGGATTATCTAATCCAGAGGAG GTACTTATATGAACGTATTGATGGGCGAGTTAGAGGCAACCTTCGACAGGCTGCTATTGACCGCTTCAGCAAGCCTGACTCAGACCGCTTTGTCTTCTTGCTATGCACCCGGGCTGGTGGCCTTGGTATTAATCTCACAGCTGCTGATACCTGCATCATCTTTGATTCAGACTGGAATCCACAAAATGACCTACAG gCCCAGGCACGGTGTCATAGAATTGGGCAGAGCAAAGCTGTGAAGGTGTACCGTCTCATCACTCGTAATTCTTATGAGAGAGAGATGTTTGATAAGGCCAGCCTCAAGTTGGGATTGGATAAGGCTGTGCTTCAGTCCATGAGTGGTCGGGATGGCAACATTACTGGA ATCCAACAGTTCTCCAAGAAGGAGATAGAAGATCTTTTACGAAAAGGAGCATATGCAGCCATAATGGAGGAAGATGATGAGGGCTCCAAGTTTTGTGAAGAGGACATTGACCAAATCTTATTAAGACGGACCACAACCATCACCATTGAGTCTGAAGGAAAGGGTTCTACCTTTGCAAAG GCAAGCTTTGTTGCTTCTGAAAATAGGACAGATATTTCTCTGGATGACCCCAACTTTTGGCAAAAGTGGGCCAAAAAGGCTGACCTAGACATGGATCTACTCAATAGCAAG AATAACTTGGTGATTGACACACCTAGAGTACGAAAACAGACCCGCCACTTCAGCACTCTGAAAGATGATGACCTAGTGGAATTCTCTGATTTGGAAAGTGAAGATGATGAGCGACCACGCTCTCGCCGACATGACCGTCATCATACCTATGGGCGCACTGACTGCTTTCGAGTGGAAAAGCATCTCTTGGTATATGG ttgGGGACGGTGGCGAGATATCTTGTCTCATGGACGCTTCAAGCGACGTATGACTGAACGAGATGTGGAGACAATTTGCCGGGCCATCCTCGTGTACTGTCTTCTGCACTATCGTGGGGATGAGAATATCAAAGGCTTCATTTGGGACTTGATTAGCCCTGCTGAAAATGGCAAGACAAAAGAATTGCAGAATCATTCAG TCTTCAATGTCTCCCCTTTCCCAGGTCTGTCTATCCCTGTGCCCCGTGGACgcaaggggaaaaaagtaaagtcACAAAGCACTTTTGATATCCATAAGGCAGATTGGATCCGGAAATATAACCCAGATACTCTGTTCCAAGATGAGAGTTATAAGAAGCACTTGAAACATCAGTGTAACAA GGTGCTGTTGCGGGTACGGATGCTATACTATCTGAGGCAGGAGGTTATTGGAGACCAGGCAGAGAAGGTGTTAGGGGGTGCCATTGCCAG TGAGATTGACATATGGTTCCCAGTAGTGGATCAGCTGGAGGTTCCAACAACATGGTGGGACAGTGAGGCTGACAAGTCCCTGCTCATTGGAGTCTTTAAGCATG GCTATGAGAAATATAATACTATGAGGGCAGACCCAGCCTTATGCTTCCTGGAAAAGGCTGGCCGACCAGATGACAAGGCTATTGCAGCAGAACATCGAGTTTTGGATAATTTCTCTGACATAGTGGAAGG GGTtgactttgataaggattgtgaAGATCCTGAATATAAACCACTCCAGGGTCCCCCAAAGGACCAAGATGATGAG GGTGATCCCTTGATGATGATGGATGAGGAGATCTCAGTGATTGATGGAGATGAAG CCCAGGTGACCCAACAGCCAGGCCATGTATTCTGGCCTCCAGGCTCTGCTCTGACAGCTAGGCTTCGGCGCCTAGTAACGGCCTATCAGCGCAGCTACAAGAGAGAACAGATGAAGATAGAGGCTGCGGAACGTGGGGACCGGAGAAGGCGGCGCTGTGAGGCAGCCTTCAAGCTAAAAGAAATTGCACGGCGGGAGAAACAGCAACG ATGGACAAGGCGTGAACAAACTGATTTCTATCGAGTAGTGTCTACCTTTGGTGTGGAGTATGACCCTGATACCATGCAGTTCCACTGGGATCGCTTCCGCACTTTTGCCCGACTAGacaaaaaaacagatgaaagccTTACCAAGTACTTCCATGGCTTTGTGGCCATGTGCCGCCAAGTGTGCCGCCTTCCCCCAGCAGCTGGAGATG AGCCCCCGGACCCTAATCTGTTCATTGAGCCTATCACTGAGGAGAGGGCCTCACGGACTCTCTACCGTATCGAATTGCTTCGGCGCTTACGGGAACAAGTTTTATGTCACCCTCTTTTGGAAGATCGGCTGGCATTATGCCAGCCTCCAGGTCCTGAATTGCCCAAATGGTGGGAGCCCGTTCGGCATGATGGGGAGCTTCTACGAGGGGCAGCCCGCCATGGGGTGAGCCAAACAGACTGCAACATCATGCAGGACCCAGACTTCTCTTTTCTGGCTGCCCGTATGAATTATATGCAGAACCATCAGGCAGGAGCACCAGCTCCATCCCTGTCACGCTGCTCTACTCCACTGCTACACCAGCAGTATACCTCGCGCACTGCCTCACCACTGCCCCTGCGCCCAGATGCTCCTGTTGAAAAGCCACCCGAGGAGACAGCTGCCCAGGTCCCCAGTCTGGAGAGTCTGACTTTAAAGCTAGAGCATGAGGTGGTGGCCAGGAGCCGACCAACCCCACAAGACTATGAGATGCGAGTAGCCCCCTCTGATACTACCCCTCTGGTTTCCCGGAGTGTTCCACCAGTCAAACTGGAGGATGAGGATGATTCAGACTCTGAGCTGGACTTGAGCAAGCTGTCACCAtcatcctcttcttcctcatcctcatccagctccagctccagcactGATGAGAGTGAGGACGAGAAGGAAGAGAAGCTAA CTGCTGACCGGTCCCACTCAAAGCTCTATGATGAAGAGAGTCTCCTGTCCCTCACTATGTCCCAAGATGGATTCCCAAATGAAGATGGAGAACAAATGACCCCTGAGCTTCTGCTGCtacaagaaagacaaagagccTCTGAGTGGCCCAAG GATCGTGTCCTGATAAACCGTATTGACCTCGTCTGCCAGGCTATACTCTCAGGGAAGTGGCCTTCTAGCCGCCGGAGCCAGGAAATGCTAACAGGAGGAATTTTGGGGCCAGGCAACCACTTGCTAGACAGTCCGTCATTGACTCCAGGAGAATATGGTGACTCTCCAGTCCCCACACCACGAAGCAGCAGTGCAGCTTCCATGGCAGAGGAGGAAGTGTCTGCAGTCACCACAGCAGCAGCTCAGTTCACCAAACTTCGCCGTGGCATGGATGAGAAGGAGTTTACGGTTCAGATCAAAGAT GAGGAAGGATTGAAGTTAACATTCCAGAAGCACAAGCTGATGGCTAATGGAGTAATGGGAGATGGACATCCTCTGTTTCATAAGAAGAAGGGGAACAGAAAGAAGCTAGTCGAG TATATGGAGGATCGTAGAAAACAGAAGTGGCAGagatgtaaaaaaaataataaagcagaatTAAACTGTTTGGGAATGGAACCAGTACAGACAGCTAACTCTAGGAATGGAAAAAAG GGTCACCATGCTGAAACTGTGTTCAACCGGGTTTTGCCAGGGCCTCTTGCACCAGACAGCAGCAAGAAGCGGGCCCGCAGGATGCGACCAGACCTTTCTAAGATGATGGCCCTGATGCAGGGTGGAGGCACTGGGTCCCTATCTCTGCATAATACCTTCCAACACAGCAGTAGTGGCCTGCAGTCTGTGTCATCTCTGGGTCACAGCAGTGCCACTTCTGCATCTTTGCCTTTTATGCCGTTTGTGATGGGTGGTGCAGCATCATCCCCTCATGTAGACTCTAGCACCATgcttcatcaccaccaccaccacccccacccccaccatcaccatcatcaccatccaggCCTGAGAGCCACTGGCTACCCTTCTTCACCAGCCACTACCACCTCTGGTACTGCCTTGAGGTTGCCACCACTGCAACCTGAGGAGGACGAGGACGAtgaggatgaagatgatgatgatgatttatcTCAGGGCTATGATAGCTCAGAAAGGGACTTCTCACTCATTGATGATCCTATGATGCCAGCCAACTCAGACTCCAGTGAAGATGCTGATGACTGA